In Erythrobacter litoralis HTCC2594, a single genomic region encodes these proteins:
- a CDS encoding class I adenylate-forming enzyme family protein encodes MPTQLDLTLDAIMDKLTAEGAPAETVTFARNGTDMPALKNAPPSLAHYFAHYCNEHKDAEFLVDGGCRLTFGQTWAAAHAVAAGLRNEHGMQKGDRVGIAARNSANWIVLYMGIIMGGGCATLLNGFSNGEELAASIDLVECKLVFADEGRAKRLEGTNHGARIVLFDHDCDPSTGLKVAWGDPGTVNPLDVGPDDLCTVLYTSGSTGLSKGAYSDHRGVVHGSMSYALQSLMAFTYLDSTGDAPTTQACALLAVPLFHVTGEVPLLLQSYALGRKVVLMPKWDAGTALQLIQDEKVSYFAGVPLMTYEMATHPDRDKYDVSTCSGWAAGGAPRPVDHVEKIKDAFPEGNPLLGYGLTETNGVGCGNFNENYLAKPSSTGKPSRPLVDLAILDDNGKEVPQGDVGEVCIRSVCNFLGYWNNEEATKAAFTDDMYFRTGDLGRVDEDGYLFIVDRKKDIIIRGGENITCIEVEEAIYAHDDIAECSVFGLPDERYGEIVGAVFLAKPGSGLTEEGLRDFLKDRLASFKQPVVYWQASESLPRLGTAKIDKRTLRAKYTEEYEAA; translated from the coding sequence ATGCCGACCCAGCTCGATCTTACCCTTGATGCGATCATGGACAAGCTGACCGCCGAAGGCGCACCGGCCGAAACCGTGACCTTCGCCCGCAACGGCACGGACATGCCCGCGCTCAAGAACGCCCCGCCGAGCCTGGCGCATTATTTCGCGCATTATTGCAACGAGCATAAGGATGCCGAATTCCTCGTCGATGGCGGCTGCCGGCTGACCTTCGGGCAGACCTGGGCCGCCGCCCACGCCGTCGCGGCCGGTCTCAGGAACGAACACGGCATGCAGAAGGGCGACCGCGTCGGCATCGCGGCGCGCAATTCGGCCAACTGGATAGTGCTCTACATGGGCATCATCATGGGTGGCGGCTGTGCGACCCTGCTCAACGGTTTCTCCAACGGGGAGGAACTCGCCGCCTCGATCGATCTCGTCGAATGTAAGCTGGTGTTCGCCGACGAAGGCCGCGCCAAGCGGCTCGAGGGCACCAACCACGGTGCCAGGATCGTGCTGTTCGATCACGATTGCGACCCGAGCACCGGCCTGAAAGTGGCTTGGGGCGATCCCGGCACCGTCAACCCGCTCGATGTCGGGCCGGACGATCTGTGCACCGTGCTCTACACCTCCGGCTCGACCGGGCTTTCCAAGGGCGCCTATTCCGACCACCGCGGCGTCGTCCACGGATCGATGAGCTATGCGCTCCAGTCGCTGATGGCCTTTACCTATCTCGACAGCACCGGCGACGCCCCGACGACGCAGGCCTGCGCGCTGCTCGCCGTGCCGCTGTTCCACGTCACCGGCGAAGTCCCGCTGTTGCTGCAGAGCTACGCGCTGGGCCGCAAGGTCGTGCTGATGCCGAAGTGGGATGCGGGCACCGCCTTGCAGCTGATCCAGGACGAGAAGGTGAGCTATTTCGCCGGCGTGCCGCTGATGACCTACGAAATGGCTACGCATCCCGATCGCGACAAATACGATGTGTCGACCTGTTCCGGCTGGGCCGCCGGCGGCGCGCCGCGCCCGGTCGACCATGTCGAGAAAATCAAGGACGCTTTCCCCGAAGGCAACCCGCTGCTCGGTTACGGCCTGACGGAAACCAACGGCGTCGGCTGCGGCAATTTCAACGAGAACTATCTCGCCAAGCCTTCAAGCACCGGCAAGCCGAGCCGCCCGCTGGTCGACCTCGCCATTCTCGACGACAACGGCAAGGAAGTGCCGCAAGGCGATGTCGGCGAAGTCTGCATCCGCTCGGTCTGCAATTTCCTCGGCTACTGGAACAACGAGGAAGCGACCAAGGCCGCCTTCACCGACGACATGTATTTCCGCACCGGGGATCTCGGCCGGGTGGACGAGGACGGATACCTCTTTATCGTCGACCGCAAGAAGGACATCATCATCCGCGGCGGCGAGAACATCACCTGCATCGAGGTCGAGGAAGCGATTTACGCGCATGACGACATCGCCGAATGCAGCGTCTTCGGCCTGCCCGACGAGCGCTATGGCGAGATCGTCGGCGCGGTGTTCCTCGCCAAACCGGGCAGCGGCCTGACCGAAGAGGGCCTGCGCGACTTCCTCAAGGATCGCCTCGCTTCCTTCAAGCAGCCGGTGGTCTATTGGCAGGCGAGCGAGAGCCTGCCGCGCCTCGGCACCGCCAAGATCGACAAGCGCACCCTGCGCGCCAAGTATACGGAAGAATACGAGGCAGCTTGA